One window of the Syngnathoides biaculeatus isolate LvHL_M chromosome 11, ASM1980259v1, whole genome shotgun sequence genome contains the following:
- the tmsb2 gene encoding thymosin beta, which yields MSDKPDMTEISRFDKTKLKKTETKEKNPLPTKETIEQERKGDATP from the exons ATGTCTGACAAGCCTGATATGACTGAGATCTCCCGTTTTGACAAGACAAAGCTGAAGAAGAccgagacaaaagaaaaaaatccactgccCACTAAAGAGA CTATTGAGCAAGAGAGGAAAGGAGATGCCACACCttga
- the LOC133509037 gene encoding protein Wnt-8a-like has translation MGAWTLLVGMVLYMSFVLQSASSWTVNNFLMTGPKAFLTYAGSVQVGAQNGIQECKHQFAWDRWNCPQSTLQLSTHNGHRSATRETSFVHAISAAGVMYTLTKNCSMGDFDNCGCDDSKIRQTGGRGWIWGGCSDNVAFGEKISKLFVDALEDGHDSRAAVNLHNNEAGRLAIKATMRRACKCHGVSGSCSIQTCWMQLADFREVGTYLKMKHSQARKLEVDKRPMRAGNSADNKGAIKHAFRNIPRTELIYFEESPDYCVRNQSLGFKGTEGRECLKGDKSLTQWERKSCRRLCYECGLRVLEKHTQVVSSCNCKFHWCCTVKCDKCTQVVTKYYCARKGSARKTHNKAKRKHAAP, from the exons ATGGGAGCTTGGACGCTGCTTGTTGGGATGGTTCTCTACATGAGTTTTGTTTTACAGTCTGCGTCCTCTTG GACGGTGAATAACTTCCTCATGACGGGACCAAAA GCTTTTCTCACCTATGCTGGCAGCGTGCAAGTTGGTGCACAGAACGGAATACAAGAGTGCAAACATCAGTTTGCGTGGGACAGATGGAACTGTCCACAGAGTACGCTTCAGCTATCCACACATAACGGCCACCGAAGTG CTACAAGAGAGACATCATTTGTCCATGCCATCAGTGCTGCAGGAGTGATGTATACACTCACTAAGAACTGTAGCATGGGAGACTTCGACAATTGCGGTTGTGATGATTCCAAAATTAGACAGACGG gTGGCAGAGGGTGGATTTGGGGAGGCTGCAGTGATAATGTGGCGTTTGGAGAGAAGATCTCCAAACTGTTTGTGGACGCATTGGAAGATGGTCACGACTCTCGTGCTGCTGTCAACCTGCACAACAACGAGGCTGGGAGACTC GCAATTAAAGCTACAATGAGGAGAGCCTGCAAGTGCCACGGTGTGTCTGGGAGCTGCAGCATCCAAACATGTTGGATGCAGCTGGCCGACTTCAGAGAGGTGGGCACCTATCTGAAAATGAAGCATTCCCAAGCGAGGAAGCTGGAAGTGGACAAGAGGCCGATGAGGGCTGGCAACAGCGCAGACAACAAGGGCGCTATTAAGCACGCCTTCCGCAACATCCCGCGGACGGAGCTCATTTACTTTGAGGAGTCCCCTGACTACTGCGTGAGGAACCAGAGTTTAGGTTTCAAGGGAACCGAGGGACGGGAGTGCCTGAAGGGGGACAAGAGTTTGACGCAGTGGGAAAGAAAGAGCTGTCGCAGGTTGTGCTACGAATGTGGCCTCCGAGTGTTAGAGAAGCACACTCAAGTCGTCAGCAGCTGCAACTGCAAATTCCACTGGTGTTGCACGGTTAAATGTGACAAATGCACGCAAGTTGTTACTAAATACTACTGCGCGCGCAAAGGCAGCGccagaaaaacacacaacaaagcAAAACGAAAGCACGCTGCGCCTTGA
- the LOC133508678 gene encoding protein Wnt-8-like has product MVDSLWLLLSLCILCQGRAWIAGNVLMTGSKASLTYARSVQVGTQSGIEECKNQFRWDRWNCPESAVQLKGLRRATRETSFVHAISAAGVMYILTRNCSMGDLDNCGCDVSRNGKIGGQGWLWGGCSDNVDFGERISKQYVDAQETGQDSRAAVNLHNNEAGRHAVKATMKRICRCHGMSESCSVQTCWAQLSDFREIGDYLKVKHSQAQKLDIDKKHKRAGNSAESRGAIADAFGSVAWTELIYLEDSPDYCKRNVTLGLYGTEGRECVQQGEGLTQWERRSCRRLCHECSLRVEERRTEVVTSCNCKFQWCCKVNCEDCSQVMVKHVCARREATEGQVVRRKHRGPK; this is encoded by the exons ATGGTAGACTCGCTGTGGCTGCTTCTGTCTTTGTGCATACTTTGTCAAGGACGCGCTTG GATTGCTGGTAACGTTTTAATGACGGGATCAAAG GCTTCTCTTACCTACGCCAGGAGCGTGCAGGTCGGCACGCAAAGTGGCATCGAGGAGTGCAAAAACCAGTTTAGGTGGGACAGATGGAATTGTCCAGAAAGTGCCGTTCAACTCAAAGGACTGAGACGCG CCACCAGAGAGACGTCATTTGTCCATGCAATCAGCGCTGCGGGAGTCATGTACATTCTGACCAGGAACTGCAGCATGGGAGACcttgacaactgtggctgtgaTGTCTCAAGGAATGGCAAAATCG GTGGACAGGGCTGGCTGTGGGGTGGCTGCAGTGACAACGTGGATTTCGGGGAGAGGATTTCAAAACAGTATGTGGATGCGCAAGAGACTGGTCAGGACTCTAGAGCTGCTGTTAACCTGCACAACAATGAAGCTGGACGTCAT GCCGTGAAGGCGACCATGAAGCGGATCTGCAGATGTCACGGGATGTCTGAGAGCTGCAGCGTCCAAACTTGTTGGGCACAGTTGTCTGACTTCAGAGAAATTGGTGATTATCTAAAGGTCAAGCACAGTCAAGCCCAAAAACTGGACATCGACAAGAAACACAAAAGGGCAGGCAACAGTGCTGAGAGTCGGGGGGCCATCGCAGACGCCTTTGGCAGCGTTGCCTGGACCGAGCTCATCTACCTGGAGGATTCCCCTGATTACTGCAAGAGAAACGTCACGCTAGGATTGTATGGCACAGAAGGCCGGGAGTGCGTGCAGCAGGGAGAGGGTCTGACACAGTGGGAGAGGAGAAGTTGCCGCAGGCTGTGCCATGAATGCAGCCTCAGAGTGGAGGAGAGGCGTACAGAGGTGGTGACGAGTTGCAACTGTAAGTTCCAGTGGTGCTGCAAGGTCAACTGTGAGGACTGCTCGCAAGTTATGGTGAAACATGTCTGTGCCAGGAGGGAAGCCACTGAAGGTCAAGTTGTTCGACGTAAACACCGTGGACCCAAATAA
- the foxi3b gene encoding forkhead box protein I3-B, with the protein MSAFEAQEQSPPRCGPQFPSLGQEPPELSLYSDCYYPPPSLPSPQRTTPTSYELGDFSTPSPNPYLWFNGSGINTPSYLNTNGPPGNPGPPFVPQHYGMQRPYLGPTGAGGPGGELSWFSLPSQEDLMKLVRPPYSYSALIAMAIHGAPDRRLTLSQIYQYVADNFPFYNKSKAGWQNSIRHNLSLNDCFKKVPRDEDDPGKGNYWTLDPNCEKMFDNGNFRRKRKRKSDSLSGVDGSSGAPEPGESERGSPKLSANSSLNISQTPDRIPSPSSSGAAPCLGNFLSEMSGVSGGSGADVGGDGLSRPLQVNLPVDGPHRLSQPAGYSSYSPNSAGREWLPQVQAPPVLSSSPTHSSLGYTSPILSQYSASSGHFYPPLGSTGIIYHREGTEV; encoded by the exons ATGTCGGCATTTGAGGCCCAGGAACAGTCGCCTCCACGTTGTGGTCCTCAGTTCCCGAGCCTTGGCCAGGAGCCTCCTGAACTCAGCTTGTACAGTGACTGCTACTACCCTCCGCCATCCCTGCCAAGTCCTCAACGCACCACGCCAACCTCCTATGAGCTGGGCGACTTCAGCACCCCATCTCCAAACCCTTACCTTTGGTTCAACGGCTCTGGGATCAACACGCCATCATACCTAAATACCAATGGTCCACCCGGGAACCCTGGGCCTCCCTTCGTCCCGCAGCACTATGGCATGCAGAGGCCTTACCTGGGTCCAACTGGAGCCGGAGGCCCAGGAGGCGAGTTGAGCTGGTTCTCCCTCCCCTCACAAGAAGACTTAATGAAGCTAGTCAGGCCACCCTATTCTTACTCAGCTCTCATCGCCATGGCTATCCATGGAGCACCCGACCGGCGGCTGACCCTGAGTCAGATATATCAGTATGTCGCCGACAACTTCCCTTTCTACAACAAGAGTAAAGCAGGATGGCAGAATTCCATCAGACACAACTTATCACTAAATGACTGCTTCAAAAAAGTACCAAGAGATGAGGATGACCCAG GCAAGGGCAACTACTGGACTTTGGACCCAAACTGTGAAAAGATGTTTGACAACGGAAATTTCCGCCGCAAAAGGAAGAGGAAGTCCGATTCCCTCTCTGGTGTCGATGGTAGTTCAGGTGCTCCCGAGCCAGGCGAAAGTGAGAGGGGCAGCCCCAAACTCTCCGCCAACTCATCCCTAAACATCTCCCAGACTCCGGACAGAATTCCCTCACCGTCATCGTCTGGTGCTGCACCTTGTCTGGGCAACTTCCTGTCTGAGATGTCTGGAGTGTCAGGCGGATCAGGTGCTGATGTGGGAGGCGATGGATTGAGCAGACCCCTGCAGGTCAACCTCCCTGTGGATGGGCCACACAGGCTTTCTCAGCCTGCAGGTTATAGTAGCTACTCCCCAAATTCTGCTGGCCGAGAGTGGCTTCCGCAGGTGCAAGCACCCCCCGTGCTCTCCTCTTCACCCACTCACTCTTCGCTCGGCTACACTAGCCCCATCCTCAGCCAGTACAGTGCATCCAGTGGACACTTCTATCCCCCACTGGGCTCAACAGGAATCATCTATCACCGTGAGGGCACTGAAGTTTAA